In a genomic window of Oncorhynchus kisutch isolate 150728-3 linkage group LG9, Okis_V2, whole genome shotgun sequence:
- the nwd2 gene encoding NACHT and WD repeat domain-containing protein 2: protein MWPSRVGSRQPCPRESALRRAAISGNVLALPPHHVPTGRSVRVFICANPDDTEAERNALKEHVYPKLRDFCRENYGIEFQVVDLYWGMDPEEWDSPDLQRLRMKLLEDCLQTSAGPCFVGLVGEKYGSIRVPGEVEAPEFEMILDAAVEAGLDTHILEEWYCRDENSVPPAYYLKPKAQMLKNYQNSMESSSAAKTKNDKAWRNVSEEIKGIFRRSVLQLQEKGTMKPPQAKKFLCSALEDELDFALGKQTPAFLKKCVCYIRKISNFDRHAKLPEMAKYMDIVVAEDRVMRNQEAYERLLKVRDEFIPTVVASSNLRVYSSVTHCDMKLGYSQEVESHYVEGLCKQFYEDMVDIIQATVQQNFDTETDPLYDEILQHLSLCKNFSAFYDYKSETLDLVQEYLLPSKGSRMSPLVVYGGPCTGKTLLLAQVAKQAYTWLQTEMGPETDPVVIVRFVGSSEFATNLRTLLQSICEQIAINYRCLIHFLPNKIQEMTELLVNLLGESSFQRPLVIILDALEQLSEADEARKLWWLPAHLPRTVRIVVSTLPNKHGILQKLRCLIHDEGRYVELVQRDRKTCSQTLKQQLLGLKRKVTSGQQIYVNEALAKCTLPMFVNLVYREVVHWRSHKDVDDRSLCSTVHESIEQLFYSVENKLGQRFVFRALGYITMAKAGLTEVELEDILSLDNSVLGDIMVSSNLKNPLRISYDLVARLKEELEGYLVERQVRNVTLMVWANRHLHLIAQKLYLSNEEDVHQMHSLLAEYFLGAWSGGRKKIFHCDNNHFASLNISQHKNPHPQQPSHKEASAEKYSYDRQTPEQPWVFQCNLLEPDIFFVNHRKMTELLYHLTRSGRTDDLMYGVIMNFSWLYTMIKIGQFEKALTDIDVAYSYSQEKELKFLATTLRSIKVKVMNNPASLSAELQQRLLPVVTSLPKLRHLLLECDKDGPKYCSIVPLHSSMDVTYSPERLPLCSSYMQIVEILPTLAPNIVLVALDDGSVSTWDVESRQLLRQIDTARSVVLGIRLTSDEKYLVVATTKNTLLIYDNHKSCLLSEVDIKGSKHCGITGGVAFINGFTLASHHALAWLEASKDVNVIDLLYGWPLYQFHCWYEVTCVQCSPDGMYAFCGQYLNTTSIFHLGTGDKLATVTSEFSGGFVKSILVLDTIHQMVMIDNEGSLSVWNTKEINNPRLMEDYDCRGDENEVVGIELSEDQHSILICKDKSIEVLDTKLWKMAEKFKAKRAERFVAAVLSKNGQSIVASMENTSSIFVWRRDSGQCMASLIEISGAIIKLIKSTHHNLLLSVASSGVLSVWDIDIITAMSNIDKTGKRIQSLQLSGREDFVFTMDGSEAIHKWNFSTGFIETVFKHEGLVENCVLTSSGDLMVTSDDKCSQYIWHTSTGENIFRINGQKISQLLMTHNDQFVVSLCEQNCSRVWRLATGHKVCNILVTLQNALITTANTFLVGTTKNKLLAVSLWSGSISKKFVCDDGISIVNFKLIPDCPDFVVFITSTETVFIWSVADESVCRRVQLPTNFLKNLEDFQISPNGKLGIVSKGDENINVLDLHSGKLRLVHAAGIIWRQKLSRDGRYLVYICFRNCDEDDEAGVVSNLIVMRLADGKSIGTCSLYKTPTFLCLSQRALNIIIGFEDGSISTYTVVDRVDAALKIKIATSNSRQIVNNASQKVRPKCGNHTFKTIADCVWRESTEVFSRDSPINVSDSGEPETTTPTKKSELLQ, encoded by the exons GTTGTGGACCTGTACTGGGGGATGGACCCAGAGGAGTGGGACAGTCCAGACCTGCAGCGTCTCAGGATGAAGTTACTAGAGGACTGTCTCCAGACGTCCGCAGGCCCATGTTTTGTT GGGCTGGTGGGAGAGAAGTATGGCAGTATCCGCGTGCCGGGGGAGGTGGAGGCTCCAGAGTTTGAGATGATCTTGGATGCGGCGGTGGAGGCGGGCCTAGACACACACATCCTGGAGGAGTGGTACTGTCGAGATGAGAACTCCGTGCCGCCGGCCTACTACCTCAAACCCAAAGCCCAGATGTTGAAGAACTACCAAAACTCA ATGGAGTCGAGCAGTGCAGCCAAGACGAAGAACGACAAGGCATGGAGGAACGTGTCTGAGGAGATCAAGGGGATCTTCCGTAGGTCTGTCCTGCAGCTCCAGGAGAAGGGCACCATGAAGCCCCCTCAGGCCAAGAAATTCCTCTGCTCTG CGTTGGAGGATGAGTTGGACTTTGCCTTGGGCAAACAAACGCCTGCCTTCCTCAAGAAGTGTGTCTGCTATATCCGCAAGATCTCCAACTTCGACCGGCACGCCAAACTCCCGGAGATGGCCAAGTACATGGACATTGTCGTCGCCGAGGACCGCGTCATGCGTAACCAGGAAGCCTACGAACGTCTCTTAAAAGTACGAGACGAGTTTATCCCCACGGTGGTGGCCTCGTCCAACCTCCGGGTCTACTCCTCTGTGACGCACTGCGACATGAAGCTAGGCTACTCCCAGGAAGTGGAGAGCCACTACGTGGAAGGCTTGTGTAAACAGTTCTACGAGGATATGGTTGACATCATCCAGGCCACGGTCCAGCAGAACTTTGACACAGAGACCGACCCCTTGTACGACGAGATCCTCCAGCACCTCTCCCTGTGTAAGAACTTCTCGGCCTTCTACGATTATAAGAGCGAGACGCTGGACCTGGTGCAGGAGTATCTGCTGCCGTCTAAAGGAAGTAGGATGAGCCCCCTGGTGGTCTACGGTGGGCCCTGCACGGGGAAGACATTGCTGCTGGCCCAGGTGGCCAAACAG GCCTACACGTGGCTCCAGACGGAGATGGGCCCCGAGACAGACCCGGTAGTCATCGTCCGCTTCGTGGGCTCCTCAGAGTTCGCCACAAATCTGCGTACCCTCCTCCAGAGCATCTGTGAGCAGATAGCCATCAATTACCGTTGCCTGATCCACTTCCTGCCCAACAAGATCCAGGAGATGACGGAGCTGCTAGTCAACCTCCTTGGGGAGTCCTCCTTCCAACGGCCCTTGGTCATCATCCTGGATGCGCTGGAGCAACTCTCAGAGGCCGACGAGGCCCGCAAGCTGTGGTGGCTTCCCGCCCACCTGCCCCGCACTGTCCGCATCGTTGTCTCAACATTACCCAACAAGCACGGAATCCTCCAAAAACTCCGCTGTTTGATCCATGATGAAGGACGTTACGTAGAGCTGGTGCAGCGTGACCGCAAGACCTGTAGTCAAACACTGAAGCAGCAGCTGCTGGGGTTGAAGAGGAAGGTGACCTCGGGACAGCAGATCTATGTCAATGAAGCGCTGGCCAAGTGCACGCTCCCCATGTTCGTCAACCTCGTCTACCGGGAGGTGGTACACTGGCGCTCGCACAAGGACGTGGATGACCGTTCGCTGTGCTCCACCGTGCACGAGAGCATCGAGCAGCTCTTCTACTCGGTGGAGAACAAGCTGGGGCAGCGGTTCGTGTTCAGGGCGCTGGGATACATTACCATGGCCAAGGCGGGCTTAACGGAGGTAGAGTTGGAGGATATCTTGTCACTGGATAACAGTGTGCTGGGAGACATCATGGTCAGTTCAAATCTAAAAAACCCGCTGAGGATCTCCTATGACCTGGTGGCGAGGCTGAAAGAGGAACTGGAGGGGTACCTGGTGGAGAGGCAGGTGAGAAACGTTACTCTGATGGTGTGGGCCAATAGACATCTGCACCTCATCGCCCAGAAGCTGTATCTTAGCAATGAGGAGGACGTGCACCAAATGCACAGCCTCCTGGCCGAGTACTTCCTGGGGGCGTGGTCGGGCGGCAGGAAAAAGATCTTCCACTGCGACAACAACCACTTTGCCTCGCTCAACATCTCCCAACACAAGAACCCCCACCCCCAGCAGCCGTCCCACAAAGAAGCATCCGCCGAGAAGTACTCCTATGACAGGCAGACCCCTGAGCAGCCCTGGGTGTTCCAGTGCAACCTCCTGGAGCCTGACATCTTCTTCGTCAACCACAGGAAGATGACAGAGCTCCTATACCACCTGACTCGGAGTGGCCGCACAGACGACCTCATGTACGGGGTCATCATGAACTTCAGTTGGCTCTACACCATGATCAAGATAGGGCAGTTTGAGAAGGCGCTGACCGACATCGACGTAGCCTACAGCTACTCCCAGGAGAAAGAACTCAAGTTCTTGGCCACCACACTGCGCAGCATCAAGGTCAAAGTGATGAATAACCCGGCATCCCTGTCTGCAGAGCTGCAGCAGAGGCTCCTCCCTGTGGTGACCTCCCTACCAAAGCTTCGACACCTCCTCCTGGAGTGCGACAAGGACGGCCCCAAATACTGCTCCATCgtgcccctccactcctccatggATGTCACCTACAGCCCTGAAAGACTGCCGCTGTGCTCCAGCTACATGCAGATAGTGGAGATCTTGCCCACCCTAGCCCCCAACATTGTCCTCGTGGCCCTGGACGATGGGTCCGTCAGCACATGGGACGTGGAGAGCAGGCAGCTCCTCCGGCAGATAGACACGGCCCGCTCAGTTGTCCTGGGGATCAGACTAACCAGCGACGAGAAGTACCTGGTCGTGGCAACCACCAAGAATACGCTGCTCATTTATGACAACCATAAGTCCTGCCTGCTGTCCGAAGTAGACATCAAGGGCTCCAAGCACTGTGGTATCACAGGAGGGGTGGCTTTCATCAACGGATTTACACTGGCCAGCCATCATGCCTTGGCCTGGCTAGAGGCCAGTAAAGACGTTAATGTGATCGATCTGCTCTACGGCTGGCCCCTCTACCAGTTCCACTGCTGGTACGAGGTCACCTGCGTCCAATGCTCCCCGGATGGAATGTATGCCTTCTGTGGTCAGTATCTCAACACCACATCCATTTTCCATCTGGGCACCGGGGACAAGCTAGCCACGGTCACGTCCGAGTTTTCCGGGGGATTCGTCAAGTCCATCTTAGTCCTGGACACCATTCACCAGATGGTGATGATCGATAATGAGGGGAGCCTGTCGGTGTGGAACACCAAAGAGATCAACAACCCCAGACTGATGGAAGATTACGACTGCCGGGGGGACGAGAACGAGGTCGTAGGCATTGAGCTGTCAGAAGACCAGCACTCCATCCTCATCTGCAAAGACAAGAGCATCGAGGTCCTGGACACCAAGTTGTGGAAGATGGCAGAGAAGTTCAAGGCCAAGCGAGCAGAGCGTTTCGTGGCTGCAGTCCTCTCCAAAAATGGCCAAAGTATCGTGGCCTCCATGGAGAACACGTCGTCCATATTTGTGTGGAGGAGGGACAGTGGGCAGTGCATGGCCAGCCTGATTGAGATCTCTGGGGCCATCATTAAACTCATCAAGTCCACCCACCACAACCTGCTCCTGTCTGTGGCCAGCAGTGGAGTGCTATCAGTCTGGGACATTGACATCATCACCGCCATGTCCAACATTGACAAAACAGGTAAGAGGATCCAGAGTTTACAGCTCTCTGGAAGGGAAGACTTTGTGTTCACAATGGACGGATCCGAAGCCATCCACAAGTGGAACTTCAGCACAGGCTTCATCGAGACTGTCTTCAAGCACGAGGGCTTGGTGGAGAACTGTGTCCTGACCTCCTCCGGGGATCTCATGGTGACGTCGGATGATAAGTGCAGCCAGTACATCTGGCATACGTCCACCGGCGAAAACATTTTCCGCATCAACGGACAGAAGATATCCCAGCTCCTGATGACCCACAATGACCAGTTCGTGGTGTCCCTCTGCGAACAAAACTGCTCCCGAGTCTGGAGGCTGGCCACCGGACACAAAGTGTGCAACATACTGGTGACCCTCCAGAACGCACTGATCACCACCGCAAACACCTTCCTAGTGGGAACTACTAAAAACAAGCTGCTCGCTGTCAGCCTCTGGTCAGGCAGTATCTCTAAgaagtttgtctgtgacgacGGCATTAGCATTGTCAACTTCAAGCTTATTCCCGACTGCCCTGACTTCGTGGTCTTCATTACATCGACAGagactgtgtttatatggagCGTGGCGGACGAGTCAGTCTGCAGACGCGTCCAGCTGCCTACTAACTTCCTCAAAAACCTGGAAGACTTCCAGATTTCACCAAATGGGAAACTGGGCATTGTCTCCAAGGGCGACGAGAACATTAATGTGTTGGACCTTCACAGTGGGAAGCTGAGGCTTGTTCACGCCGCCGGTATCATCTGGCGGCAGAAGCTGTCCAGGGACGGGCGCTACCTAGTCTACATCTGCTTCCGGAACTGCGATGAAGATGACGAAGCGGGTGTGGTGTCCAACCTGATCGTGATGCGTCTGGCGGATGGAAAGAGCATCGGGACATGCTCCCTCTACAAGACACCCACCTTCCTCTGCCTGTCCCAGCGGGCACTCAACATCATCATCGGCTTCGAGGACGGTAGCATCAGCACCTACACGGTGGTGGACCGTGTGGACGCCGCACTCAAGATCAAGATTGCCACGTCCAACAGCCGGCAGATCGTCAACAACGCCTCACAGAAGGTAAGGCCCAAGTGCGGCAACCACACTTTCAAGACCATCGCCGACTGCGTGTGGAGGGAGTCCACTGAAGTCTTCTCCAGGGATAGCCCCATCAATGTGTCTGACTCAGGGGAGCCAGAGACCACCACTCCCACCAAAAAGAGTGAACTGTTGCAGTGA